The Catenuloplanes niger genome includes a window with the following:
- a CDS encoding DUF2637 domain-containing protein, protein MTLPQLLRIRWAVRATLLLGVAASVVANVLHAVDNPISQTIAAWPPFALLLTVELISRVPVHRKSLAFIRMVATAAIAGIAAWISYWHMAGVAAKYGETGASAYLLPISVDGLIVVASICLIELGGRITEAQAAKRAAAEAAALTTGEPATGPAGPAVRVAPDDIAPDRTRTRAAGPVAADHRPATSPVTQSDSGEEWFGDQGRLTDDDVPGIAALVPRPLGTAGASSQFADATHEQGYATDEYRLVDAADRRHTADRLAAGGAMAVAAGARRDRDPLTTTGSQPMLASDVAAAVEAALSGRPVARGVRGGASPRSRASISVASGSLAGRAAVPDDGTTGGLDAESAAEPAAPASGATVPSGAASGATVPGGATSRASVPGRTTSGAAVSGRTTTGAAVSGRTTTGAAVSGRAMSGGVTPGDARADETAHQLPRVPAPRTGTAATRSPARTSAAASATRQTTTGRITDRTGTDRGTGSGPDGDGAAPGGAAATTPNGTGTTRPRRSAAETAALAADIEARNPGISEAAVADELGITTRRLREVRRATDTLPA, encoded by the coding sequence GTGACCCTCCCCCAGCTTCTCCGCATCCGCTGGGCCGTTCGCGCAACCCTGCTGCTGGGTGTCGCCGCCTCGGTGGTCGCCAACGTTCTGCATGCCGTCGACAATCCGATCAGCCAAACCATCGCCGCCTGGCCTCCCTTCGCTCTGCTGCTCACGGTGGAACTGATCTCGCGCGTCCCCGTCCATCGGAAGTCGCTCGCGTTCATCCGGATGGTCGCGACGGCGGCCATCGCCGGCATCGCGGCCTGGATCTCCTACTGGCACATGGCCGGCGTAGCCGCCAAGTACGGCGAGACGGGCGCCAGCGCCTACCTGCTGCCGATCTCGGTGGACGGCCTGATCGTGGTCGCCTCCATCTGCCTGATCGAGTTGGGCGGCCGCATCACCGAGGCCCAGGCCGCCAAGCGGGCCGCCGCCGAGGCCGCCGCGCTGACGACCGGCGAGCCGGCCACCGGGCCGGCCGGGCCGGCCGTCCGGGTCGCGCCGGACGACATCGCACCGGACCGGACCCGCACGCGCGCCGCCGGCCCGGTCGCCGCGGATCACCGGCCGGCCACGTCGCCGGTCACCCAATCCGACTCCGGCGAGGAGTGGTTCGGTGACCAGGGCCGTCTCACCGACGACGACGTGCCCGGCATCGCCGCCCTGGTGCCGCGCCCGCTGGGCACCGCCGGCGCCAGCTCGCAGTTCGCCGACGCCACGCACGAACAGGGGTACGCCACCGACGAGTACCGCCTGGTGGACGCGGCCGACCGCCGGCACACCGCCGACCGCCTCGCCGCCGGTGGCGCGATGGCCGTGGCCGCCGGCGCACGCCGCGACCGGGACCCGCTGACCACCACCGGCTCCCAGCCGATGCTCGCCTCCGACGTGGCCGCCGCCGTGGAGGCCGCACTCAGCGGCCGCCCGGTCGCCCGGGGCGTGCGCGGCGGCGCCAGCCCGCGCAGCCGCGCGAGCATCTCCGTGGCCAGCGGATCGCTCGCCGGCCGGGCCGCCGTGCCGGACGACGGGACCACCGGCGGGCTCGACGCCGAATCCGCCGCCGAGCCCGCCGCTCCCGCATCCGGTGCCACAGTGCCCAGCGGGGCCGCGTCCGGCGCCACCGTGCCCGGCGGGGCCACGTCCCGTGCCAGCGTGCCCGGCAGGACGACAAGCGGTGCCGCCGTGTCCGGCAGGACGACAACCGGTGCCGCCGTATCCGGCAGGACGACAACCGGTGCCGCCGTATCCGGCAGGGCTATGTCCGGCGGTGTCACGCCGGGCGATGCTCGTGCGGACGAAACAGCTCATCAGCTGCCGCGCGTGCCTGCGCCGCGCACCGGGACCGCCGCGACCCGCAGCCCGGCCCGCACCTCGGCCGCGGCCTCGGCCACCCGGCAGACGACCACCGGCCGGATCACCGATCGCACCGGCACCGACCGCGGCACGGGCTCCGGCCCGGACGGCGACGGCGCCGCACCGGGTGGCGCGGCTGCCACGACACCGAACGGCACCGGCACGACGCGCCCGCGCCGATCCGCCGCCGAGACCGCCGCGCTGGCCGCCGACATAGAGGCCCGCAACCCCGGCATCTCCGAGGCCGCCGTGGCCGATGAGCTCGGCATCACCACCCGCCGCCTCCGCGAGGTCCGGCGCGCGACCGACACGCTGCCCGCCTGA
- a CDS encoding 3-hydroxyacyl-CoA dehydrogenase NAD-binding domain-containing protein translates to MTEISFPSEVVTKSLLRLVRVPGVDRQVALITLDNGFDHKKPNTFGPGGLASLSEAIDQALAAEPAFIAITGKPYVFCVGADLTGVPLLETHAQALELGRLGHRVFARLKDSTIPTFAFINGAAMGGGLELALHCHYRTLSSGAAALALPEVSLGLVPGWGGTQLLPNLIGPANAATVIIQNPLTQNRMLKPKQAAEMGIADLLLEPADFLERSLAWAAGVVGGSITVERPEVDRDSWDGVLYFAKAMLDKRLHGAVPAANRALELIGVAKGASFAEGTALEDQALADLIFSDELRSGLYAFDLVQRRAKKPVGAPSPVHAKDVTKVGVVGAGLMASQLALLFARRLQVPVVMTDLDQERVDKGVGYVHAEIDKAVGKGRMDAGTAAKVRALVTGSVDRSVFADADLVIEAVFEELSVKKQVWAELEKIVSPEAVLATNTSSLSVTEMAADLEHPERVVGFHFFNPVAVLPLLEIIRGEQTSDAALATAFAVGKQLRKSCVLVKDAPAFVANRVLVRFLSEIQSAIDAGTPLEVADSAIDPLGLPMRPLALLQLVGPAIAYHVTETLHAAFPDRFPLSANLKALADARLPLLVDDEINPAVTALLTVGDTPLSADEVRQKVLDGLAQEIRTLLDEGVVAEAQDVDLCMILGAGWPFHLGGITPYLDRTGTSESVTGRRFLPKGTASLA, encoded by the coding sequence ATGACGGAGATCTCCTTTCCCTCCGAGGTCGTGACGAAGTCGCTGCTGCGGCTGGTCCGGGTGCCGGGCGTCGACCGTCAGGTCGCGCTGATCACGCTGGACAACGGCTTCGACCACAAGAAGCCCAACACGTTCGGCCCGGGCGGGCTGGCGTCGCTGTCGGAGGCGATCGACCAGGCGCTCGCGGCGGAGCCGGCGTTCATCGCGATCACCGGCAAGCCGTACGTCTTCTGCGTCGGCGCGGACCTCACCGGCGTGCCGCTGCTCGAGACGCACGCGCAGGCGCTGGAACTGGGCCGGCTCGGCCACCGCGTGTTCGCGCGGCTGAAGGACAGCACGATCCCGACGTTCGCGTTCATCAACGGCGCGGCGATGGGCGGCGGCCTGGAGCTGGCGCTGCACTGCCACTACCGGACGCTCTCGTCCGGTGCCGCCGCGCTCGCGCTGCCCGAGGTATCGCTGGGCCTGGTCCCGGGCTGGGGCGGCACCCAGCTGCTGCCGAACCTGATCGGCCCGGCGAACGCGGCCACGGTGATCATCCAGAACCCGCTGACGCAGAACCGCATGCTCAAGCCGAAGCAGGCGGCCGAGATGGGCATCGCGGACCTGCTGCTGGAGCCCGCCGACTTCCTGGAGCGGTCGCTGGCCTGGGCCGCGGGCGTGGTCGGCGGCTCGATCACGGTCGAGCGTCCCGAGGTCGACCGTGACTCGTGGGACGGCGTGCTCTACTTCGCGAAGGCGATGCTGGACAAGCGCCTGCACGGCGCGGTCCCGGCCGCGAACCGGGCGCTGGAGCTGATCGGCGTCGCGAAGGGCGCCTCGTTCGCGGAGGGCACCGCGCTGGAGGACCAGGCGCTCGCCGACCTGATCTTCAGTGACGAGCTGCGCAGCGGTCTCTACGCCTTCGACCTGGTGCAGCGCCGCGCGAAGAAGCCGGTCGGTGCGCCGTCGCCGGTGCACGCGAAGGACGTCACCAAGGTGGGCGTGGTCGGCGCCGGCCTGATGGCGTCGCAGCTGGCCCTGCTGTTCGCGCGCCGGCTGCAGGTCCCGGTCGTGATGACGGATCTCGACCAGGAGCGCGTCGACAAGGGCGTCGGGTACGTACACGCCGAGATCGACAAGGCGGTCGGCAAGGGCCGGATGGACGCCGGCACCGCGGCGAAGGTGCGCGCGCTGGTCACCGGCTCGGTCGACCGGTCGGTCTTCGCGGACGCCGACCTCGTCATCGAGGCGGTCTTCGAGGAGCTGTCCGTCAAGAAGCAGGTCTGGGCGGAGCTGGAGAAGATCGTCTCTCCGGAGGCGGTGCTGGCCACGAACACGTCCTCGCTGTCCGTCACCGAGATGGCCGCGGACCTGGAACACCCGGAGCGGGTGGTCGGCTTCCACTTCTTCAACCCGGTCGCGGTGCTGCCGCTGCTGGAGATCATCCGAGGCGAGCAGACCTCGGACGCGGCGCTCGCCACCGCGTTCGCGGTCGGCAAGCAGCTGCGGAAGAGCTGCGTGCTGGTCAAGGACGCGCCCGCGTTCGTCGCCAACCGGGTGCTGGTCCGCTTCCTGTCGGAGATCCAGTCGGCGATCGACGCCGGCACGCCGCTGGAGGTCGCGGACTCCGCGATCGACCCGCTGGGCCTGCCGATGCGGCCGCTGGCGCTGCTGCAGCTGGTCGGGCCGGCCATCGCCTACCACGTGACGGAGACGCTGCACGCGGCGTTCCCGGACCGGTTCCCGCTCAGCGCGAACCTCAAGGCGCTCGCCGACGCCCGCCTGCCGCTGCTGGTGGACGACGAGATCAACCCGGCGGTCACCGCGTTGCTGACCGTCGGCGACACACCGCTCTCCGCGGACGAGGTACGTCAGAAGGTCCTCGACGGTCTCGCCCAGGAGATCCGCACCCTGCTCGACGAGGGCGTGGTCGCGGAGGCGCAGGACGTCGACCTGTGCATGATCCTGGGCGCCGGCTGGCCGTTCCACCTCGGCGGCATCACGCCGTACCTGGACCGCACCGGCACGTCCGAGTCGGTCACCGGCCGGCGATTCCTGCCGAAGGGCACGGCCTCGCTCGCCTGA
- a CDS encoding thiolase family protein, which yields MPRQVRDVVFVDGVRTPFGKAGGMYADTRADDLVIRCIRELMARNPQLPPDRVEEVAIAATTQIGDQGLTIGRTAALLAGLPKSTPGFSIDRMCAGAMTAVTSVAGGIAMGAYDVAIAGGVEHMGRHPMGEGVDPNPRILAEKLVDPSALVMGSTAENLHDRAPQITKERADAFALASQIKTAKAYANGKLQPDLVTMAVRDPATGWGLASTDEAPRETSLEKLATLKTPFRPHGKVTAGNAAGLNDGATAGLIAAEDVARELGLPVAMRLVSYAYVGVEPEVMGVGPIPATEKALRKAGLGIEDIGLFELNEAFAVQVLAFLDHFGIADDDPRVNPWGGAISVGHPLASSGVRLMTQLARQFAENPQVRYGITAMCIGIGMGGSVIWENPAWEGEK from the coding sequence GTGCCCCGTCAAGTTCGGGACGTCGTCTTTGTCGACGGTGTCCGCACTCCGTTCGGCAAGGCGGGTGGCATGTACGCCGACACCCGCGCCGACGACCTCGTGATCCGCTGCATCCGGGAGCTGATGGCCCGTAACCCACAGCTGCCGCCGGACCGGGTCGAGGAGGTCGCGATCGCGGCCACCACCCAGATCGGCGACCAGGGCCTCACCATCGGGCGCACGGCCGCGCTGCTGGCCGGCCTGCCGAAGAGCACGCCCGGCTTCTCCATCGACCGGATGTGCGCCGGCGCGATGACCGCGGTGACGTCCGTGGCCGGCGGCATCGCCATGGGCGCCTACGACGTGGCGATCGCCGGCGGCGTGGAGCACATGGGCCGCCACCCGATGGGCGAGGGCGTCGACCCGAACCCGCGGATCCTCGCGGAGAAGCTCGTCGACCCGTCCGCCCTGGTGATGGGTTCGACCGCGGAGAACCTGCACGACCGCGCGCCGCAGATCACCAAGGAGCGCGCGGACGCGTTCGCGTTGGCCTCGCAGATCAAGACGGCCAAGGCGTACGCGAACGGCAAGCTGCAGCCCGACCTGGTCACCATGGCCGTGCGCGACCCGGCCACCGGCTGGGGCCTGGCCAGCACGGACGAGGCGCCGCGCGAGACCAGCCTGGAGAAGCTGGCCACGCTGAAGACGCCGTTCCGCCCGCACGGCAAGGTCACCGCCGGTAACGCGGCGGGCCTCAACGACGGCGCCACCGCCGGGCTGATCGCGGCCGAGGACGTCGCCCGTGAGCTGGGCCTGCCGGTCGCGATGCGGCTGGTCTCCTACGCGTACGTCGGGGTCGAGCCCGAGGTGATGGGCGTCGGCCCGATCCCGGCGACCGAGAAGGCGCTGCGCAAGGCCGGCCTGGGCATCGAGGACATCGGCCTGTTCGAGCTGAACGAGGCGTTCGCGGTGCAGGTGCTGGCGTTCCTCGACCACTTCGGCATCGCGGACGACGACCCGCGCGTGAACCCGTGGGGCGGCGCGATCTCGGTCGGCCACCCGCTGGCCTCCTCCGGCGTCCGGCTGATGACCCAGCTGGCCCGCCAGTTCGCCGAGAACCCGCAGGTCCGGTACGGCATCACCGCCATGTGCATCGGCATCGGCATGGGCGGCTCGGTCATCTGGGAGAACCCCGCCTGGGAGGGTGAGAAGTAA
- a CDS encoding HRDC domain-containing protein yields MTDESPLHRRDTQRQAGDGPHNPADDRPAAESDVRPDPSPGGAVPLLVPRDGTPKPVESGKELDDAVARFAAGSGPVAVDAERASGYRYSQRAYLVQLRRAGAGTVLIDPLPLGDLRALDAAIADAEWVLHAANQDLPCLAELGLRPRRLFDTELAARLGGYERVGLAALTESLLGYSLEKHHSAADWSSRPLPESWLTYAALDVEMLTDLRDVLAEELQRQGKAEWAAEEFAALVASGGQPPKVRTDPWRRTSGIHRIRGQRAQARVRALWYARDAVASRRDSAPGRVLPDAAIVAAAELDPQDERTLLTVPGFGGRSVRRLAKTWLEALREARALPDAELPVSPPMEGPPPPHRWADRDPAAASRLARCREVVLQVAAQHNLPPENLISPDSIRRLAWTPPEEITVATVGDTLRGYNARNWQVNLLANGLAEALPAQE; encoded by the coding sequence GTGACCGACGAATCACCCCTGCACCGTCGGGACACGCAACGCCAGGCAGGGGACGGACCGCACAACCCAGCCGACGACCGCCCGGCGGCGGAGTCAGACGTGAGGCCCGACCCCTCCCCCGGCGGGGCGGTCCCTTTGCTCGTGCCCCGAGACGGCACGCCGAAGCCCGTGGAGAGCGGTAAGGAACTGGACGACGCCGTCGCCCGGTTCGCCGCCGGCAGCGGGCCCGTCGCGGTCGACGCGGAGCGCGCCTCCGGATACCGCTACAGCCAGCGGGCCTACCTGGTGCAGCTGCGCCGGGCCGGCGCGGGAACCGTGCTGATCGATCCGCTGCCCCTCGGTGACCTGCGTGCGCTGGACGCGGCGATCGCCGACGCGGAGTGGGTCCTGCACGCCGCGAACCAGGACCTTCCCTGCCTGGCCGAGTTGGGCCTGCGTCCACGGCGGCTGTTCGACACCGAGCTCGCGGCCCGCCTGGGCGGGTACGAGCGGGTCGGCCTGGCCGCGCTCACCGAATCGCTGCTCGGCTACTCGCTGGAGAAACATCACTCGGCGGCGGACTGGTCGAGCCGGCCGCTGCCCGAGTCGTGGCTCACCTACGCGGCGCTCGACGTGGAGATGCTGACCGACCTTCGCGACGTGCTCGCCGAGGAGCTGCAGCGCCAGGGCAAGGCCGAGTGGGCGGCGGAGGAGTTCGCCGCGCTGGTCGCCTCCGGTGGGCAGCCGCCGAAGGTGCGGACCGACCCGTGGCGGCGCACCTCCGGCATCCACCGGATCCGGGGCCAGCGTGCCCAGGCGCGGGTGCGGGCGCTCTGGTACGCCCGGGACGCCGTCGCCTCCCGCCGGGACTCCGCTCCGGGCCGGGTGCTGCCGGACGCCGCGATCGTCGCGGCGGCCGAGCTGGACCCGCAGGACGAGCGCACGCTGCTCACCGTGCCCGGCTTCGGCGGGCGCTCGGTGCGCCGGCTGGCCAAGACCTGGCTGGAGGCGTTGCGCGAGGCCAGGGCGCTGCCCGACGCGGAGCTGCCGGTCTCGCCGCCGATGGAGGGTCCGCCGCCACCGCATCGGTGGGCCGATCGGGACCCGGCCGCCGCGTCCCGGCTGGCTCGCTGCCGTGAGGTGGTGCTGCAGGTCGCGGCCCAGCACAACCTGCCGCCGGAGAACCTGATCTCGCCGGACTCGATCCGCCGGCTGGCGTGGACGCCACCGGAGGAGATCACCGTCGCGACGGTCGGCGACACGCTGCGCGGCTACAACGCCCGCAACTGGCAGGTGAACCTGCTGGCCAACGGCCTGGCGGAGGCGCTGCCGGCACAGGAGTGA
- a CDS encoding DUF3000 domain-containing protein, with amino-acid sequence MAPSTVLPETFARAVAGLRAATPRPEILLEEVTAPQRLAPYAFALSATVLRDGDEVATGRLVLLYDPAGHEAWQGRLRLVSYVTAELEPELAADPLLPAVAWTWLTDALESHGAGHAALAGTVTQTTSTRFGDLAGPPATADIELRASWTPLDDSEHALTGHLLGWCALLSSTAGLPPPGVTAISPFGR; translated from the coding sequence ATGGCACCCTCGACCGTTCTCCCGGAGACGTTCGCGCGTGCCGTAGCCGGCCTGCGCGCCGCCACCCCCCGCCCGGAGATCCTGCTGGAGGAGGTCACCGCTCCACAGCGGCTGGCTCCTTACGCGTTCGCGTTGAGCGCCACGGTGCTGCGCGACGGCGACGAGGTGGCGACCGGCCGTCTCGTCCTGCTGTACGACCCGGCCGGCCACGAGGCATGGCAGGGCCGGTTGCGGCTGGTCAGCTACGTGACCGCGGAGCTCGAACCGGAGCTGGCCGCGGATCCGCTGCTCCCGGCCGTGGCCTGGACCTGGCTCACGGACGCGCTGGAGAGTCACGGCGCCGGGCACGCCGCGCTGGCCGGCACGGTCACGCAGACCACCTCCACCCGGTTCGGTGACCTGGCCGGGCCACCGGCCACGGCGGACATCGAGCTGCGGGCGTCCTGGACCCCGCTCGACGACTCGGAACACGCGCTCACCGGCCACCTCCTCGGCTGGTGCGCGTTGCTCTCCTCGACGGCCGGCCTGCCGCCGCCGGGCGTGACCGCGATCTCCCCGTTCGGCCGCTGA
- the hemE gene encoding uroporphyrinogen decarboxylase, whose protein sequence is MTTTASGAARASSQVPATADSAFVRAARGGAVPHTPVWFMRQAGRSLPEYRKVREGIPMLESCRRPELVAEITLQPVRRHGVDAAIFFSDIVVPIAAAGIDLDIVAGTGPVIAEPIRTAADVERLRPITIDDVSFVDEAVRLLTAELGATPLIGFAGAPFTLASYLIEGGPSRTYTRTKAMMYGAPDLWNALLDRLADITHEFLRVQIAAGVSAVQLFDSWAGALSEADYRHYVLPHSRKVLSGLADAGVPRIHFGVGTALLLGAMGEAGADVVGVDWRTPLDVAVTQVGAGKAVQGNLDPAVLFAPWPVVEQHVRRILGEGRAAPGHVFNLGHGVLPDTDPDVLTRVVELVHTASAR, encoded by the coding sequence ATGACGACCACAGCATCGGGCGCCGCCCGCGCCTCCTCCCAGGTCCCGGCCACCGCAGACTCCGCGTTCGTGCGCGCGGCCCGGGGCGGTGCGGTGCCGCACACGCCCGTGTGGTTCATGCGCCAGGCCGGCCGGTCGCTCCCGGAGTACCGCAAGGTCCGTGAGGGCATCCCGATGCTGGAGTCCTGCCGCCGGCCCGAGCTGGTGGCGGAGATCACGCTGCAACCGGTCCGCCGGCACGGCGTGGACGCGGCGATCTTCTTCAGCGACATCGTGGTCCCGATCGCGGCCGCCGGCATCGATCTCGACATCGTCGCGGGCACCGGCCCGGTGATCGCCGAGCCGATCCGCACCGCCGCCGACGTGGAGCGGCTACGGCCGATCACGATCGACGACGTCTCGTTCGTGGACGAGGCGGTCCGGCTGCTCACCGCCGAGCTCGGCGCGACGCCGCTGATCGGGTTCGCGGGCGCGCCGTTCACGCTGGCCAGCTACCTGATCGAGGGCGGGCCGTCGCGCACGTACACCCGCACCAAGGCGATGATGTACGGCGCGCCCGACCTGTGGAACGCGCTGCTGGACCGGCTCGCGGACATCACGCACGAGTTCCTCCGGGTGCAGATCGCGGCCGGTGTCTCCGCGGTCCAGCTCTTCGACTCGTGGGCCGGGGCGCTGTCCGAGGCCGACTACCGCCACTACGTGCTGCCCCACTCGCGCAAGGTGCTGTCCGGGCTGGCCGACGCGGGCGTGCCCCGCATCCACTTCGGCGTCGGCACCGCGCTGCTGCTCGGCGCGATGGGCGAGGCCGGGGCGGACGTGGTCGGGGTGGACTGGCGAACCCCGCTGGACGTCGCCGTGACGCAGGTCGGCGCCGGCAAGGCCGTGCAGGGCAACCTCGACCCGGCCGTCCTCTTCGCACCGTGGCCGGTCGTCGAACAGCACGTGCGCCGCATCCTCGGCGAGGGCCGCGCCGCTCCCGGGCACGTCTTCAACCTGGGCCACGGCGTGCTGCCGGACACCGACCCGGACGTGCTCACCCGCGTCGTCGAGCTGGTCCACACGGCCTCCGCGCGGTAA
- a CDS encoding flavin reductase family protein codes for MVELPRVPEDEPALRAAFSRFPSGVVAVAALVDGEPAGMSASSFTSVSLDPPLVSVNAHVKSATWARLADRSRLGLSVLSEDQADICRRLATRGRTDRFAGVPWAATGTGAVFVEGATAWLECEVTQRVPAGDHEIVVLRLRAVATMPDRPPLIFHASAFHRLA; via the coding sequence ATGGTCGAGCTGCCGCGGGTCCCCGAGGACGAGCCGGCGCTGCGTGCCGCGTTCTCCCGGTTCCCCAGCGGCGTCGTCGCGGTCGCGGCACTCGTCGACGGCGAACCGGCCGGCATGTCGGCCAGCTCGTTCACGTCCGTCTCGCTCGACCCGCCGCTGGTCTCGGTGAACGCGCACGTCAAGTCCGCCACCTGGGCACGCCTCGCGGACCGGTCACGCCTCGGCCTGAGCGTGCTCAGCGAGGACCAGGCGGACATCTGCCGCCGCCTCGCCACCCGCGGCCGCACCGACCGCTTCGCCGGCGTCCCCTGGGCCGCCACCGGCACCGGCGCGGTCTTCGTCGAGGGCGCCACCGCCTGGCTGGAGTGCGAGGTCACCCAGCGGGTCCCGGCCGGCGACCACGAGATCGTCGTGCTCCGCCTGCGCGCGGTCGCCACCATGCCGGACCGCCCACCGCTGATCTTCCACGCGAGCGCGTTCCACCGCCTCGCCTGA
- the hemG gene encoding protoporphyrinogen oxidase, with protein sequence MGNERVAVVGGGIAGVAAALRLRERLGPDATITIFEQGAALGGKLRTGELAGGVQELGAETFLAGDPAGGESAAVSLARRAGLGDRLVHPGTTQAALVIGGVLTGIPGGTLMGVPEDAAQVASVARVVEGRDPDQGRPLLGDGEDVAIGALTRRRFGDEVVDRLVDPLLGGVYAGRADELSLDMTVPGLARAARTEHTLTAAVKAAKAAAARARAAGAAAPAGAAQTAAAQAGVAQVAAAQPGDRRAAAETGSAQTDVTRAAARAAVALTDAAQTDVTRTGAAARAAVAQTDAAQSEDASAAAQVGGARAGGAPAGTAHGATGRAGAAPIFATVDGGLSRLVEAVADAAKAEVRLGLPVRALERAGDGGWVLTVGAANSSAAAERHRVDAVVLAVPAKAAARLLGGVDASVSGVVGGLDYASIALINMALPAAELPHLSGLLIPPVEGLLIKAATFFGVKWPHLRRADGVVQVRTSVGRYGEEHLLQRDDAELVTTAHAELSRLLGGALPAPVDSIVQRWGGALPQYAPGHRARITSARETLRAAHPTIVLAGAAYDGVGIPLCVRSGESAADEVADVVQASDRSRENA encoded by the coding sequence ATGGGCAACGAGCGGGTTGCGGTGGTCGGGGGCGGCATCGCGGGGGTTGCGGCGGCGTTGCGGCTGCGGGAGCGGCTGGGGCCCGACGCGACGATCACGATCTTCGAGCAGGGTGCCGCGCTCGGCGGGAAGTTGCGGACCGGTGAGCTGGCCGGTGGCGTGCAGGAGCTGGGGGCGGAGACCTTCCTGGCGGGTGATCCGGCGGGTGGCGAGTCGGCCGCGGTGTCGCTGGCCCGGCGGGCCGGTCTGGGCGATCGGCTGGTGCATCCCGGGACGACACAGGCCGCGCTGGTGATCGGCGGCGTGCTGACCGGCATCCCCGGTGGGACGCTGATGGGCGTGCCGGAGGACGCGGCGCAGGTCGCGTCCGTGGCCCGGGTCGTCGAGGGCCGCGACCCGGATCAGGGCCGGCCGCTGCTGGGCGACGGCGAGGACGTGGCGATCGGCGCGCTGACCCGGCGCCGGTTCGGCGACGAGGTGGTGGACCGGCTGGTCGATCCGCTGCTGGGCGGCGTCTACGCGGGCCGCGCCGACGAACTGTCCCTGGACATGACGGTGCCGGGACTGGCCCGCGCGGCACGCACCGAGCACACCCTGACCGCCGCGGTGAAGGCGGCCAAGGCCGCCGCGGCACGCGCCCGAGCCGCCGGCGCCGCCGCACCGGCCGGAGCAGCGCAGACCGCCGCCGCCCAGGCCGGAGTAGCGCAGGTCGCCGCCGCCCAGCCGGGAGACCGGCGGGCCGCCGCGGAGACGGGAAGCGCGCAGACGGATGTCACGCGGGCCGCGGCGCGGGCAGCGGTCGCACTGACGGACGCCGCGCAGACGGACGTCACGCGGACCGGAGCCGCGGCGCGGGCAGCGGTCGCACAGACGGATGCCGCGCAGTCGGAGGACGCGTCCGCCGCCGCGCAGGTGGGTGGTGCGCGAGCGGGAGGTGCGCCGGCCGGGACCGCGCACGGTGCCACCGGGCGGGCCGGGGCGGCGCCGATCTTCGCCACTGTGGACGGTGGGCTGAGTCGGCTGGTCGAGGCGGTGGCGGACGCGGCTAAGGCGGAGGTGCGGCTGGGGCTGCCGGTGCGGGCGCTGGAACGCGCCGGTGACGGTGGCTGGGTGCTGACCGTCGGGGCGGCGAACTCGAGTGCCGCGGCGGAGCGCCACCGGGTGGACGCGGTCGTGCTGGCGGTGCCGGCGAAGGCGGCGGCACGGCTGCTGGGCGGCGTGGACGCGAGCGTCTCGGGCGTGGTCGGCGGGTTGGACTACGCGAGCATCGCGCTGATCAACATGGCGTTGCCGGCGGCGGAGCTGCCGCACCTGTCGGGGCTGTTGATTCCGCCGGTCGAAGGGCTGCTGATCAAGGCGGCGACGTTCTTCGGCGTGAAGTGGCCGCATCTACGGCGGGCGGACGGCGTGGTGCAGGTGCGCACGTCGGTGGGACGCTACGGCGAGGAGCATCTGCTGCAGCGGGACGACGCGGAGCTGGTGACGACCGCGCACGCGGAGTTGTCGCGGTTGCTGGGCGGCGCGCTGCCGGCACCGGTCGACTCGATCGTGCAGCGGTGGGGCGGGGCGTTGCCGCAGTACGCGCCGGGCCACCGGGCACGGATCACGTCGGCCCGGGAAACTCTGCGGGCCGCGCATCCGACCATTGTGCTGGCGGGCGCGGCCTACGACGGCGTGGGCATCCCGCTCTGCGTGCGGTCCGGGGAGAGCGCGGCCGACGAAGTGGCAGACGTTGTGCAGGCAAGCGACAGGAGCAGGGAGAACGCATGA